The DNA window TGCTCGGCTTCTCGCCGATGGAGGCCATCCAGGCCGGCACCAAATATGGCGGCCAGATCATGAACATGGGCGACGAGCTCGGCATGATCAAGGAAGGTTACCTCGCCGACCTCCTGCTGATCGACGGCGATCCGATTTCCGACGTGCGCATCCTGCAGGACAAGAACCGCATCCTCGCCATCATGAAGGACGGCAAGTTCCACAAGGCGCCGCGCATGAACGAGCAGCGCCGGCGGCTGACTGCATGAGCCTGCTCGACCAGCCATCCTCGTCATCGCTCTCGGGTGGCGGCACGACACGCGGGCAGGCCTGGGGCCTCGTCGGCCTGCTTGCCGCCGCTGTCATGGCGTGGCTGGTCTTCGCCGTCTGGCCGGATTGGCTGAACGCGATCCTGATCTCGAAGAAGGCCTTCGTCAGCGCCATCCTCAACGGCATCACGCTGGCCGGCCTGTACTTCCTCGTCGCCAGCGGCTTCACCCTGATCTTCGGCCTGATGCGCAACGTCAATCTGGCGCATGGCTCGCTCTATCTGCTCGGCGCCTATATCGGCTACGAGGTCACCAACCGCACCGGCTACTGGCTGCTCGGTGTCGCCGCCGGCTTCGCCGTGCTGGCGATCGTCGGCGTCGTCATGCAGGTTTTCGTATTCCGCCGCCTCGAAGGCGACGACCTGCGCCAGACGCTGGTCAGCATCGGCATCTCGATCGTCGCCGCCGACCTGATGCTGGCGGTGTGGGCCGGCGGCACCTACCAGATCACCACGCCGGAATGGCTCGACGGCGCCTTGACCTTGCCAATCATCACCGCAGTGCGCTCAAACGGTGTATCGGTCTTCCTCACCTATCCGCTCTACCGCGTCGTCGTGTTGGCGGCGGCGATCATCATCGGCGTCGGCCTGTGGCTGATGCTGCACAAGACACGCGTCGGCATGATGATCCGCGCCGGCGTCGACGACCGCGCCATGCTGCAGGCTTCCGGCGTCAACGTGCATGCGGTGTTCGCCATCGTCTTTGCGGTCGGCGCCGGCCTTGCCGGCTTCGCCGGTGTCGTCGGCGGTTCGGCGCTGTCCGTCGCTCCAGGCGAGGATGTCCGTTATCTCCTGGCCTCGCTGGTCGTGGTCATCGTCGGCGGCATGGGTTCGATCACGGGTGCCGCCATCGGCGCGCTGCTGATCGGCCTCGCCGAGCAGATTGGCCTCGTCTACTTCCCGACCTACGGCATCGTGCTGACCTTCGTCATCATGGTGGTGACGCTGGCGGTGCGGCCACAAGGCATCATGGGGAAGGCCCGATGAGCCTTGCCATTACCACCAATTTGACGCCGCAGCAGAACTGGCTGGAGAGGCTGGGGGCCGGTCACATCATCCTGGCCGTCGCGTTGGTGCTCTATCCGCTCGTGGCCTCGGATTTCTTCCTGACGCAGATCGGCGGCTATTCCTTGATCTTCGGCATGTTGGGTCTGTCATTGATGCTGCTCGCCGGCTATGGCGGCATGGTCAGCCTGGCGCAGATCACGGTCGCCGGCATATCAGCCTATGCCATCGCCATCCTCGGCAACAACAATTCGAATATACTGGGTTTCGGCTGGCCGTGGTGGCTCGCCGTGCCGTTCGCCGTTCTTGCGGCGGCACTGGCCTCGGCGCTGATCGGCTGGATCTCGGTGCGCACCGAGGGCATCTACACAATCATGATCACACTGGCGATCGCCACCGCGACCTATTATTTCGCACAGCAGAACTACGCCATCTTCAATGGCCATTCCGGCTATGCCGGCATTCGCGCTCCGGCATTCTGGGGCATCGGCTGGCGTGACGCCCGGCCTTTCTACTACCTTTGCCTCGGTCTGGCGGTGTTGTCCTACGCAGCCGTACTCTACGGCTCGCGCTCGACCTTCGGCATGACCTTGCAGGCGATCCGCGACAACCCGCGCCGCATGCGCGCGCTCGGCTATCACGTCACCGCGCACAAGGTCTTCGCCTGGCTGCTGGCCGGGGTCATCGCCGGGCTGGCAGGCGTGCTGCTGGTCTGGTTCAACGGCCGCGTCTCGCCCGGCACCATCGGCGTCGATGCCGCGATCGACGTGCTGATCATTGCCGTCATCGGCGGCCTTCGCCATCCGATCGGGCCATTCCTCGGCGCGGTCGTCGTCGTCCTGATGCAGACCTTCGCCATCGATATCGTCGGCGCCGAGCGTTTCAACACGCTGATCGGTATGGTGTTCCTGGTGATCGTCTTCGTCTCACCTGATGGAATTCTTGGGTTGTGGGGGAGGATCAAGCCACATCTTGCCCAGGAGTCCTTGCGTCCCGGCCAATAGGCAACCGGGGCGGAATGAACCACTGCAAAATGAAATCAACGGGAGGAAAATCATGAGGATGCATAGACGCACATTGCTGGCCCTGGCGGTGTTCACCGGGCTGACCGCGCCTTCGATGGCGCTGGCTGCCGACGACACCATCAAGATCGGCCTGCTCGCCACCTTCGAGGGGCCGTTCACGGTGCTCGGCGAGGACGGCGAACGCGGCGCGATGACGGCGGTTGCCGAGATGAACGGCACCGTCGCCGGCAAGAAGGTCAAGATCGTCAAGGGCTCGTCCGATGCCTCGCCCGACAGCGCCGTGCGCGCGGCGCGCAAGCTGGTCGAGCAGGACGGCGTCAAGGTGCTGGTCGGCCCGCTTTCGGGCGATGAAGGCATCGCCGTGAAGGACTACGCCAAGACGCAGCCGAACGTGACCTTCATCAACGGCACCTCGGCCGCGCAGGACACCACGTTGCGCGATCCGGCGGAAAACTTCTTCCGCTTCTCGACCGATGGCGCGCAATGGATGGCCGGCCTCGGCACCTATGCCTTCAACGACAAGGGCTACAAGAAGGTCGCCACCGTCGCCGAGGATTATTCCTTCCCCTACACGCAGGTGTTCGGCTTCATGGCCGAGTTCTGCAAGGCCGGCGGACATGTGCCGTCGAAGTCCTGGGTACCGATCGGCAACAAGGACTTTTCTTCGGTCATCGCGGCCATTCCCGAGGATGTCGACGCGATCTACGTCGCGCTCGGCGGAGCTGACGCCGTCAACTTCCTGACCCAGTACCAGCAGGGTGGCGGCTCCGCACCGTTGATCGGCGGCTCGATCACCGTCGACCAGACGGTGCTGACCTCGAAGGGCAAGCTGCGCGATGTGCTGAAAGGCACGCCGTCGGCCGGGCCGACCGCGGACACCAATGACGCGCCGGCATGGAAGACGTTTGTCGAGGCCTACAAAAAGCAGCCGGGCGCCTTTCCCTCGCCCTCGCTCTTCGCGCATGGCTACTATGTCGACATGAAGGCGACGCTGCTCGGTCTCGACCAGGTCGGTGGCGATGTCTCCGACGGCGGCAAGAAGCTGCGCGATGCGCTGTCGAAGCTGTCCTTCGACACGCCGACCGGCAAGGTGTCGCTCGACAAGAACCGCAATGCGATCGCCGACATCTTCCTGACCGAGGTCACCGAAGGCGCCGACGGCAATCTCATGAACAAGCTGGTCAAGGTGGTGCCGCAGGTCAACCAGACACTCGGCATTCCCGAAGACGAGTTCATGAAGCTCGGCGCGGTCAACCGCGACAATCCGAGCTGCCCGTAACACCTGATATCGAGTGTAGCCGCCAGTGACCGAAAGCTTCGCAGCAAACCGTCTCCAGAGTTCCGGCGCCTATGCGCTGGAACTCGATGGCGTGGCACGGCATTTCGGGGCACTGGTAGCGCTCTCGGGCATCAATATGAGGATCGCGGCCGGTGAACGCCGCGCGGTCCTCGGCTCCAATGGCGCCGGCAAGACGACGCTGTTCAACGCCGTGACCGGCGATTTCCTGCCGACGGCAGGACGCATCCGCTTCTTCGGCGAGGACATCACCGACCTGCCGCCGCATGAACGCATCCGGCGCGGGCTGCGGCGCACCTATCAGATTTCGCAATTGTTCAAGGGTCTGTCGGTCCTCGATTCCATCTTTCTTGCTTGTCGCGGCGTCTCGCGCCGCCGGTTTTCGCTGCTGCGTCCGGCCACATCAGACGTCAACATGGTGCAGGCGGAATCGATCCTCAACGCCGTGCATCTCGAAGCGTATCGCGACACGCTGGTGGCGACGCTGAGCCACGGCCAGCAACGCCAACTGGAAATCGCACTCGCATTGGCTGGAGCGCCGCGCTTCATCCTGTTCGACGAGCCGGCGGCCGGGCTTTCGCCGACCGAACGCCGCGACCTTGTCGCCATCCTCAACGCATTGCCGAAGCACATCGGCTACATCATCATCGAGCATGATCTCGATGTCGCGCTGCGTGTCTCGGAATATGTCTCGATGATGCACAATGGCCGCCTGTTCAAGGAAGGCACGCCGCAAGAGATCGAGGCCGATCCCGAGGTCCAGGAAATCTATCTCGGGGGCAAGCATGGCTGAGCGCCCAACGTCTTCCCGCGAAAATTCTGGTTCGTCCCGCGCAAGTTCTGGCAAAATTGCCAAGGCAATCCTGCGGATAGAAGACCTGCAGGTCTTCTACGGCGAAAGCCATGCGCTGCAGGGTGTTTCGCTGACGCTGGAAAGCGGCGTGCTGTCGGTGGTCGGCCGCAACGGCATGGGCAAGTCAACGCTTTGCAACACCATCGTTGGCCTCAAGCGGGCGAAGTCTGGTTCCATTCGCGTCGATGGCCGCGAGATATCGGCGCTCGAACCGCACGAGATCCATCGCCTCGGCGTTGGCTATGTGCCGCAGGGCCGCCGCGTCTGGCCGAGCCTGACAGTCGACGAGCATCTGCGGCTTGCCGCCGGCAGCAGGCGCGATGCCAGCTGGACCGTCGAGCGTGTCTATCAGACCTTTCCGCGCCTGGCCGAGCGCCGCGGCAATGGCGGCTCGCAGCTGTCGGGTGGCGAACAGCAGATGCTGGCGATCTCGCGCGCGCTGCTCAGCGACCCGAAGCTGCTGGTCATGGACGAGCCGACCGAAGGCCTGGCGCCGATCATCGTCGACCAGGTCGAGCAGATGCTGATCGACCTCGCCGCCGAAGGCGAGATGGCGGTGCTGGTCATCGAGCAGAATATCGGCGTGGCGACCGCAGTGTCGAACCAGGTCGCCATCATGGTCAACGGCCGCATCAACCGGCTGATGGACGCAAAGGCGCTCGCCGCCGACCGCGAGTTGCAGCAGCGGCTGCTTGGCGTCGGCCGCCATGCCGAGGAAGCGCCGGTCACGCCGGCGGACGCAGCGCAGGCCAGGGAACAACTGGCGGAAGTCTATCGCGTTGATCGCACTGGAGCCGGCTCGGCCGAGCCAATGCCGCAGAACGGCATCTATCGCCCGGTCACCGACTTGCCCAACCGCTGGAACGTGCCGGTCACCGAATTGCGGCAGGCGGCGGTCGACAAGACAGCACCTCAGGACGACCTGAAGAAGGTCTTCACCATCCCCTTTGCCGAGCGCATCGGCAGGACAGTTCTGGTCGTCGGCACCTTCGACACCAAGGGCAAGGAACTGCGCTTCGTCGCTGATCGGCTGAAGTCGCTGGGCGTCCCGGTGCGCACCGTTGATCTCTCGACATCGGGCAAACCGACGAGCGCCGATGTGCCCGCCATGCAGGTGGCCGGCATGCACGCGCGCGGTTCGTCCTCGGTCTTCACCAATGATCGCGGCGGCTCGGTCAGCGCCATGGCGGAGGCCTTCGCGCGCTGGATCGAACGCGAGCCGCGCATCGGCGGCGTCATCTCGGCCGGCGGCTCCGGCGGCACGACGCTGGCGACTGCAGGCATGCGCGTGCTGCCGGTTGGCATCCCCAAGCTCATGGTGTCGACAGTGGCGGCCGGCGATGTCGCCAAATATGTCGGCGGCGCCGACATCATGATGTTCCATTCGGTCGCCGATGTGCAGGGGCTGAACTCGATCACGGAACAGGTGCTGTCCAATGCCGCGCACGCCATGGCCGGCATGGTCGCGCAACTGCCCAATGCCGAGGCGTGGGAAGCAAAACGCAAACTGGCGCGGCCAGCTGTCGGCATCACCATGTTCGGCGTCACCACGCCAGCCGTGCAAGCGGTGACCAAACGGCTTGAGGCCGACTATGATTGCCTCGTCTTCCACGCCACCGGTATCGGCGGGCGCGCTATGGAGACCCTTGGCGATTCCCGGCTGCTGTCGGCGTTCCTCGACCTGACCACCACGGAAGTGGCCGACATGATCGTCGGCGGCGTGTTCCCGGCGACGGAGGACCGCTTCGGTGCGGCGATCCGCACCCGACTGCCCTATGTCGGCTCGACCGGCGCGCTCGACATGGTCAATTTCGGCCCGCGCGACAGCGTGCCGGAGAAATTCCGCAGCCGCAAATTCGTCATCCACAATCCGAATGTCACGCTGATGCGCACCACGCGCGACGAGAACCGTGCCTTTGGCGAATGGATCGGCGCGCGGCTCAACGCCATGAACGGCCCGGTGCGGTTCCTGCTGCCGGAAGGCGGCGTCTCGATGCTCGACGCGCCCGATCAGCCCTTTCATGACCCGGAAGCCGATAACGCCTTGTTCGAAGCGATCGAGAAGACCGTTCGCCGCACACCGCTGCGCCATGTCGAGCGGGTGCGGGGAAATATCAACGATACGCCTTTCGTCGACGCTGTGATCTCTGCGTTCCACGCAATCACGCCGAAACTGCAGAGGCGGGCATGAAGAATTGGACTTCGCCACCGTGCGGGTGGATGTTTGAAAACACTGCCGGTCGCCCCGTGCCGACCGTATTGTCTTGGGGAGGATAGATCATGGACGCGCAAGCCTTTGGCGCTTTCCTGTTGTGGCTGATCATTGCCGCGGTCGTCGTGGTGATCGCCGTCTACATCTTGCGCTGGCTCTATCGCCGCTCGACCAAGGAGACGGCATTCGTCCGCACCGGTTTCATGGGCGAGAAGGTGGTGGTGAATGGCGGCGCCTTCGTCATTCCGGTGCTGCACGAGATCACCCCGGTCAACATGAACGTGCTGCGCATCGAGGTGCGGCGCGAGGATGGTTTTGCGCTGATCACCAAAAACCGCATGCGCGTCGATCTGATCGCCGAGTTCTTCGTCCGCGTCGGCGCCAGCCGCGAGCTGGTCGCCGCTGCCGCGCAGACGCTTGGCCGCCGCACGCTGCAGCCCGACAGCCTGCGCGAACTGCTGGAAGGCAAGTTTGCCGGCGCCCTGCGGACCGTCGCCGCACAGATGACGCTGGAAGAGATGCACGAACTGCGCGGCGACTATGCCGCCAAGGTGCGCAGGCTCGCCGAGGAATCGCTTGCCGCCAACGGGCTTGAGTTGGAGAGCGTCGCCATCGTCGATCTCGACCAGACAAGCCTCGAATATTTCGACCCGTCCAACGCCTTCGATGCCGAAGGCCTGACGCAACTGACGGAATCGATCGAGACCCGTCGCCGGATGCGCAACGAGATCGAGCAGCGCACGCTGGTCGACATCCGCAACCAGAATCTCGACACCCAGCGCAAGGTGCTGGAGATCGACCGCGACAGCGAATACGCCCGCTTGGAGCAGGAGCGCGAGGTCGAGATCCGCCGTGCCGCCCAACGCTCCGAACTCGCCATCGATCGCGCGCTGCGCGACCAGGAATCGGAACAGGCGCAGCTGTCATCGCGCGAAGCCGTCGAGAAGTCGCGCCTCAACCAGGAGCGCAACATCACCGAGGAGCGCATCAAGAGCGAGGAGGACACGCAGCGTCGGGAGATCGCTCGCCGCCGGTCGCTCGACGAGACCGAGATGAAGATGCGCGAGCTGACCGAGCGCGAGCAGATCGCGCTTGAACTGTCGCTGGAAAGGGCCCGCATCGAACGCGAGGGCACGCAGAGCCAGCTCGAGATCGATCGCAGGAAACTGCTCGAGGTTGCCGAACTGGAGCGCCAGATAGCCCTGGCCGAAAAGGCGCTGGAAGTGACCAGGGCCGAGGCGGAAAAGCGCCGTGCCGAGATCGTCGAGAACCAGGCGACCGAGACGGCGCGGATCGCGCAGGATCGCGCCATCGACGAGGTCAGGATCGCAAGGGAGCGTCATCTCGAAGCACTGCAGATCGCCAAACGTCAGGCTTTCGAGGAAGCCGAGATTTCGGCTGACGAAGAGGTCGAACGCGCCCGCATCACCACCGAACGCGGCATCGAGGAAGCGCGCCTGATCAAGGATCGCGATATCAGGCAGCTTGGCGTCGATCGCGACCAGAAGATCGAAATTGCCGAGATCCAGAAGGCGATCGATATCGCCAAGAAGACGCAGGAACGGTCTTCGGCGATCGCGGCTTCCGAAGCCGTGCGTGCCAAGGCCATCCAGGCCGAGGAGCAGGCCTTCACCGCCCGCGAGCGCGAGATCGCCGAACGCCGCAAGCTGACCGACCTGATCGGAGCGCAGCGCGAGGCCGAGCGTGACGCCTTGCGCATCGTCTCAGCCGCCGATGCCGAGATGAAGGCGGCGAAGAGCCTCGCAGAAGCACAGAAGATCGCCGCAGTCGCCTCGGCGGAATCGGAGAAGATCCACGCCCTTGCCGCGGCCCAGCGCTACGAGGTCGACGCCGCCGGCCATCGCCAACTCAACGAGGCCGAGAACATTCTTTCCGAGGGCGCGAGGGCCGGTCGCTTGCGCGGCAAATTGCTCGATCACATGGAGGGCATCATCCGCGAAAGCGTCAAGCCGATGGAGAAGATCGAGGGCATCAAGATCCTGCATGTCGACGGCATCAATGGTGGCAATGGCGGCAACCGCAATGTCACTGACGAAGTCATTGACTCGGCGCTGCGCTACCGGGTGCAGGCGCCGATGATCGACAATCTGATGAAGGAGATCGGCATTGAGGGCGGCTCGCTCGGTCGCATGACCGACGTGCTGCGCGACGCCAAGGATATAGCCAGCCTGACCCGTGACAAGAAGAGCAAGGGCAAACCCGTCAAGGACGACGATGACGATCGCGATCACTGAGGTGAAGGCGGTGTTTCGTTGCGCTTCGTTGGGCCGTGCGAGACGATGTCTTGCGCCTGATTGCCGTGCTGCGTCGGTTCGCGATGATTGCCAAGTGGTTCCCCCACTCCGTCGCTGCTTCGCAGCGCCACCTCTCCCCCTCCGGAGGGAGAGGAAGGGAGCCTGCCGTGGACGGTTCGTACCCTTCCTCTCCCCCGTCGATCGGGGAGAGGTGTCGAGCGAAGCTCGACGGAGTGGGGGTCGATCTGGCACGGCGCGAGACAATGCATGCGCGGACTGCCACGCCCATATCCGGCTTCCAAGCATGACCAAGGTCTATGTATCCTCGGTCATTCCCGCGCCAGCGGCGGAAGTCTGGAAGCTCGTCCGCAACTTCAATGGCTTGCCGGGCTGGGCGCCGTTCGCTGTCGAAAGCCGCATCGAGCAGAATGCGCAAGCCGACCAGATCGGCTGCATCAGAAGTTTCACGCTGAAGGACGGCGGACGCATCCGCGAAAGGCTGTTGGCGCTTTCCGACTACGACCTATCCTGCAGCTACGCGATCCTGGAAAGCCCGATGGCGGTGGAGAACTATGTCGCAACCCTGTCGCTGACGCCAATCACCGACGGCAATCTGACGCTCGCCGAATGGCAAGCGGAGTTCGACTGCGCGCCCGATCGCGAGGCGGCGTTGATACAGCAGATCGGCACCGGCGTGTTCCAGACCGCCTTGACCGCACTGAAAAACCGGTTCGGGCGCTGACATCGGCCGATGGTGCAGGTTCGCCAGAGCACGATCATCGATGCACCGATCGACGAGGTCTGGGCGATCCTGCGCGATTTCAACGGCCATGACCGCTGGCACCCTGCTATTGCCTTCAGCGAGATCGAGGGCGGCGATCCGGTCGATGCGGTCGGGTCGGTGCGCCATTTCCGGCTGGCCGACGGCGGCGAGTTGCGTGAGCAATTGCTGGCGCTGTCCGACAAGGACCGGCGGCTCAGCTATTGCCTGCTCGAAGCGCCGCTTCCCTTGATGGGCTATGTCGCCTCGGTGCGGCTGAAACCGGTGACCGACGGTAACGCGACCTTCTGGGAATGGCGCTCGGAGTTCAATCCGCCGGCGCATCGGCGCGACGAACTGGTCAAGCTGGTCGCCGAAGGCATCTATCAGGCCGGCTTCGCGGCCGTGCGTAATCTTCTACGAGGCCGAAGCGTGGGCTCGCCGGTCGATGCGAGACCTTCCCGGGCGGTTGCCGCTCCTGCCTCATCGGCAAGCGTGCCGCGCGTCGTGCCAACGGTCACTCCAGGTCAGCCCGCAACAACCAGGGCGATCGTTGTCGAGCGCTATGGCGGACCGGAAGAGCTGCAGCTCAGGGAAATTGGACTGCCACAGCCGGCACCGAACGAAGTGCAGATTCGCCATACGGTGATCGGCGTCAATTTCATCGACGTCTATTGCCGCGCCGGCTATTTCGACCTTCTGCAGCCGCCTGGCGTGCCGGGTATGGAGGCGGCCGGCGTCATCGAGGCCGTTGGGTCGGCGGTGTCGGGCTTCTCTGTCGGCGACCGTGTCGCCTATGCGTGTCCGCCGGTCGGCGCCTATTGCGAGCGGCGCAACATGGTGCCTGATCTTTTGGTCCAGCTCTCTGATGATATCTCCGATGACATTGCCGCCGCCGGGCTGCTCAAAGGCATCGCCGCGAGTTTCCTGCTGCACGACGTCCATGTTGTCCGTCCGGGCGAGATCGTCCTCATCCATGCCGCCGCCGGCGGCATCGGGCAGTTGCTGGTGCAATGGGCCCGCCATCTCGGAGCAACGGTCATTGCGACGGTGTCGAGCGACGACAAGGCGCGGATCGTCGAACGGCTCGGTGCTCATCACGTCATCGTCTATTCGCGAGAGAATTTCGCCGAAGCCGTCATG is part of the Mesorhizobium loti genome and encodes:
- a CDS encoding branched-chain amino acid ABC transporter permease — its product is MLDQPSSSSLSGGGTTRGQAWGLVGLLAAAVMAWLVFAVWPDWLNAILISKKAFVSAILNGITLAGLYFLVASGFTLIFGLMRNVNLAHGSLYLLGAYIGYEVTNRTGYWLLGVAAGFAVLAIVGVVMQVFVFRRLEGDDLRQTLVSIGISIVAADLMLAVWAGGTYQITTPEWLDGALTLPIITAVRSNGVSVFLTYPLYRVVVLAAAIIIGVGLWLMLHKTRVGMMIRAGVDDRAMLQASGVNVHAVFAIVFAVGAGLAGFAGVVGGSALSVAPGEDVRYLLASLVVVIVGGMGSITGAAIGALLIGLAEQIGLVYFPTYGIVLTFVIMVVTLAVRPQGIMGKAR
- a CDS encoding ABC transporter substrate-binding protein, producing the protein MRMHRRTLLALAVFTGLTAPSMALAADDTIKIGLLATFEGPFTVLGEDGERGAMTAVAEMNGTVAGKKVKIVKGSSDASPDSAVRAARKLVEQDGVKVLVGPLSGDEGIAVKDYAKTQPNVTFINGTSAAQDTTLRDPAENFFRFSTDGAQWMAGLGTYAFNDKGYKKVATVAEDYSFPYTQVFGFMAEFCKAGGHVPSKSWVPIGNKDFSSVIAAIPEDVDAIYVALGGADAVNFLTQYQQGGGSAPLIGGSITVDQTVLTSKGKLRDVLKGTPSAGPTADTNDAPAWKTFVEAYKKQPGAFPSPSLFAHGYYVDMKATLLGLDQVGGDVSDGGKKLRDALSKLSFDTPTGKVSLDKNRNAIADIFLTEVTEGADGNLMNKLVKVVPQVNQTLGIPEDEFMKLGAVNRDNPSCP
- a CDS encoding branched-chain amino acid ABC transporter permease, with product MSLAITTNLTPQQNWLERLGAGHIILAVALVLYPLVASDFFLTQIGGYSLIFGMLGLSLMLLAGYGGMVSLAQITVAGISAYAIAILGNNNSNILGFGWPWWLAVPFAVLAAALASALIGWISVRTEGIYTIMITLAIATATYYFAQQNYAIFNGHSGYAGIRAPAFWGIGWRDARPFYYLCLGLAVLSYAAVLYGSRSTFGMTLQAIRDNPRRMRALGYHVTAHKVFAWLLAGVIAGLAGVLLVWFNGRVSPGTIGVDAAIDVLIIAVIGGLRHPIGPFLGAVVVVLMQTFAIDIVGAERFNTLIGMVFLVIVFVSPDGILGLWGRIKPHLAQESLRPGQ
- a CDS encoding ABC transporter permease gives rise to the protein MAKAILRIEDLQVFYGESHALQGVSLTLESGVLSVVGRNGMGKSTLCNTIVGLKRAKSGSIRVDGREISALEPHEIHRLGVGYVPQGRRVWPSLTVDEHLRLAAGSRRDASWTVERVYQTFPRLAERRGNGGSQLSGGEQQMLAISRALLSDPKLLVMDEPTEGLAPIIVDQVEQMLIDLAAEGEMAVLVIEQNIGVATAVSNQVAIMVNGRINRLMDAKALAADRELQQRLLGVGRHAEEAPVTPADAAQAREQLAEVYRVDRTGAGSAEPMPQNGIYRPVTDLPNRWNVPVTELRQAAVDKTAPQDDLKKVFTIPFAERIGRTVLVVGTFDTKGKELRFVADRLKSLGVPVRTVDLSTSGKPTSADVPAMQVAGMHARGSSSVFTNDRGGSVSAMAEAFARWIEREPRIGGVISAGGSGGTTLATAGMRVLPVGIPKLMVSTVAAGDVAKYVGGADIMMFHSVADVQGLNSITEQVLSNAAHAMAGMVAQLPNAEAWEAKRKLARPAVGITMFGVTTPAVQAVTKRLEADYDCLVFHATGIGGRAMETLGDSRLLSAFLDLTTTEVADMIVGGVFPATEDRFGAAIRTRLPYVGSTGALDMVNFGPRDSVPEKFRSRKFVIHNPNVTLMRTTRDENRAFGEWIGARLNAMNGPVRFLLPEGGVSMLDAPDQPFHDPEADNALFEAIEKTVRRTPLRHVERVRGNINDTPFVDAVISAFHAITPKLQRRA
- a CDS encoding quinone oxidoreductase, whose product is MPTVTPGQPATTRAIVVERYGGPEELQLREIGLPQPAPNEVQIRHTVIGVNFIDVYCRAGYFDLLQPPGVPGMEAAGVIEAVGSAVSGFSVGDRVAYACPPVGAYCERRNMVPDLLVQLSDDISDDIAAAGLLKGIAASFLLHDVHVVRPGEIVLIHAAAGGIGQLLVQWARHLGATVIATVSSDDKARIVERLGAHHVIVYSRENFAEAVMRLTGGAGADVAYDAVGKDTFGGSLAALAVRGHLVSFGQASGPVGNWDIGRFSSKSVTISRPNYAHYTDTPQKLAPQLNRFFAALRQGVIKVEPPRHYNLAAASEAHRDLESRQTTGALVLKV
- a CDS encoding SRPBCC family protein, whose translation is MTKVYVSSVIPAPAAEVWKLVRNFNGLPGWAPFAVESRIEQNAQADQIGCIRSFTLKDGGRIRERLLALSDYDLSCSYAILESPMAVENYVATLSLTPITDGNLTLAEWQAEFDCAPDREAALIQQIGTGVFQTALTALKNRFGR
- a CDS encoding ABC transporter ATP-binding protein, which gives rise to MTESFAANRLQSSGAYALELDGVARHFGALVALSGINMRIAAGERRAVLGSNGAGKTTLFNAVTGDFLPTAGRIRFFGEDITDLPPHERIRRGLRRTYQISQLFKGLSVLDSIFLACRGVSRRRFSLLRPATSDVNMVQAESILNAVHLEAYRDTLVATLSHGQQRQLEIALALAGAPRFILFDEPAAGLSPTERRDLVAILNALPKHIGYIIIEHDLDVALRVSEYVSMMHNGRLFKEGTPQEIEADPEVQEIYLGGKHG